TGGTCGCCGTTTGTCTCAGGTCCTCGGGGAACTCGGCCTGCGCGAGGTTCAACCCAAGCCCCACCACAACGAAGTCTGGAAGGGCAGCCTCGGCGAGGATGCCACCGAGCTTGCGGTTCTCCACGAGCACGTCGTTCGGCCACTTCAGCACCACCTGAACCCCGGTCTCGGCACGCACAGCGCGCGCCACCGCCACCCCGGCGATCAACGGGATCAGCGGCCAGGACTCCAAAGGCAGCGTCGGACGCAGAACCCAGGAGATGGTCAACCCTTCCCCCGGCTCCGACACCCAGGCGCGCGCCAGTCGGCCGCGACCGGCGGTCTGCTCGCGCGCGACAACGACGCTCAGGTGCGGAGCGTCGGCCTGTGCCAGTTCCCGAGCATCGTCGTTGGTGGAGACCGTCTGGTTCCGAACCACGACGAGCGAACAGACTGCGGACAGCGCGCCGCGGAACCGGTCGGCGAATTCCTCGGATACAGACACGCCGTCCATTATCAAGGCGGATACAGGCCGGAGGCGAGGCTCTGTTATCCTGCGCGAGCCCATGTTCTCTAAGGTGCTCATCGCCAACCGCGGGGAAATCGCCATCCGCGTGATTCGCGCGTGCCGAGACCTCGGCGTCGGATCCGTGGCCGTTTACTC
This portion of the Actinomycetota bacterium genome encodes:
- a CDS encoding biotin--[acetyl-CoA-carboxylase] ligase, translating into MSVSEEFADRFRGALSAVCSLVVVRNQTVSTNDDARELAQADAPHLSVVVAREQTAGRGRLARAWVSEPGEGLTISWVLRPTLPLESWPLIPLIAGVAVARAVRAETGVQVVLKWPNDVLVENRKLGGILAEAALPDFVVVGLGLNLAQAEFPEDLRQTATSLTMQGVNDVDGASLAAAISRHLESALVSPGRALDDYRALCTTVGRRVRVDRAGVEPIEGRAVEVNGKGALVVQTDVETVAVTAGDVTHVRDSLAAGEPDW